In the Caenorhabditis elegans chromosome X genome, one interval contains:
- the F13D11.3 gene encoding Protein-tyrosine-phosphatase (Partially confirmed by transcript evidence) produces MSNQNKALLSITQVRPHLFLAGYGCITPSLLKQYNITHGVDCTNLKTKPIKGLDRIEVPVDDNTLAKITQYFEPVVKYIEDAKQQGHNTVIYCAAGVSRSATLTIVYLMVTENLSLEEAYLQVNQVRPIISPNIGFWRQMIDFEKQRNGNASVELISGRMARPVPSVYLRRVVC; encoded by the exons atgaGCAATCAAAACAAGGCTCTTCTCTCTATCACACAAGTGCGACCACATTTGTTCCTCGCTGGATACGGCTGTATCACCCCTTCACtg TTAAAACAATATAACATAACTCATGGTGTTGATTGCACAAACCTGAAAACAAAGCCTATCAAAGGACTGGATAGAATTGAG GTCCCAGTCGATGACAATACACTTGCAAAAATTACTCAGTACTTTGAGCCAGTGGTCAAGTATATCGAGGATGCAAAGCAACAA ggacACAACACGGTTATCTACTGTGCGGCGGGAGTCAGTAGAAGTGCAACATTGACAATTGTCTATTTGATGGTCACCGAGAATCTGTCCTTGGAAGAGGCATACCTGCAAGTGAACCAG gTTCGTCCGATCATCTCGCCAAATATTGGATTTTGGCGACAAatgattgattttgaaaaacagagAAATGGAAATGCAAGCGTGGAGCTGATCAGTGGCAGAATGGCAAGACCTGTACCGAGTGTTTATTTACGCAGAGTTGTGTGCTGA